In a genomic window of Pseudoxanthomonas indica:
- a CDS encoding AsmA family protein, whose translation MNSVPAAPTTPRQRFRWRRPSHRTSIILGVIAVAIALLIIFWDWNWFKGPIERQVSARTGREFHIHGDLDVDLGRVTVIRADALQFGNATWSKEPTMAAAQKAQMSIEVFPLIFKREVRIPEIRLVRPQLRLETGPEGSGNWVFGESGGDTDLSFRKLWIEDGRLQFFDAAKKTDIDIRLNSVARGADDSAPPVDIQGKGHWTGEAFSLEGRAESPLALQDTDNPYTIDLKARAGATRAHARGTLLDPLRLRDFNLQLMLAGQDMEDLYPLLGIAIPSTPPYKLDGRFTRDGNTWHYDKFTGVVGDSDLGGSASVTVGRDRPLLKADLISKRLDFDDLAGFVGAPPQTGGDETANPQQKAEAAKLDADGKVLPDTPYNLTKLRAMDADVRWKAQRINAPSLPIDDMDAHLLLDAGLLRLEPLNFGVADGDIRSTIRMDAREQIIRTRANIAVRKLNLGKLFPNVKLTQDAIGRIGGDIAITGSGNSIAQILGSANGDIGVGMGHGQISNLLMELAGLDIAESLKFLVTKDKTVPVRCAFGDFAVKDGVMTTRALAFDSTDTIIVGKGQISLKDETLDLELRPRPKDRSILSLRSPLVVGGTFSDPSFRPDFKRLGLRGATALVLGSIAPPAALLATLELGPGKDAPQCGGEYAK comes from the coding sequence ATGAACAGCGTTCCCGCCGCGCCGACCACGCCTCGCCAGCGCTTCCGCTGGCGCCGCCCCTCGCACCGCACCAGCATCATCCTCGGCGTGATCGCGGTGGCGATCGCCCTGCTGATCATTTTCTGGGACTGGAACTGGTTCAAGGGCCCGATTGAGCGTCAGGTCAGCGCGCGCACCGGCCGTGAATTCCATATCCATGGCGATCTGGACGTGGACCTGGGGCGGGTCACCGTGATCCGCGCCGACGCCTTGCAGTTCGGCAATGCCACCTGGTCGAAGGAACCGACGATGGCGGCGGCGCAGAAAGCGCAGATGAGCATCGAGGTGTTTCCGCTGATCTTCAAGCGCGAAGTGCGCATCCCCGAGATCCGCCTGGTGCGTCCGCAGCTGCGTCTGGAAACCGGCCCGGAAGGCAGCGGCAATTGGGTGTTTGGCGAAAGCGGCGGCGACACGGACTTGAGCTTCCGCAAGCTGTGGATCGAGGATGGGCGCCTGCAGTTCTTCGATGCGGCCAAGAAAACCGACATCGACATCCGCCTCAACAGTGTCGCGCGCGGTGCCGATGACAGTGCGCCGCCCGTGGACATCCAGGGCAAGGGCCATTGGACCGGAGAGGCCTTCAGCCTGGAAGGCCGCGCCGAGTCGCCGCTGGCACTGCAGGACACCGACAACCCGTACACGATTGATCTGAAGGCACGCGCTGGTGCCACCCGGGCGCATGCGCGAGGCACCCTGCTGGACCCATTGCGCCTGCGCGATTTCAACCTGCAGTTGATGCTGGCCGGCCAGGACATGGAAGACCTGTATCCGCTGCTGGGCATTGCCATTCCTTCCACGCCACCCTACAAGCTGGATGGTCGCTTCACCCGCGACGGCAACACCTGGCATTACGACAAATTCACCGGCGTGGTCGGCGATAGCGATCTGGGCGGCTCGGCCAGCGTGACCGTCGGGCGTGATCGCCCCTTGCTGAAAGCCGACCTGATCTCCAAGCGCCTGGACTTCGATGACCTGGCCGGCTTTGTCGGCGCGCCGCCGCAGACCGGCGGTGATGAAACCGCCAATCCGCAACAGAAAGCCGAAGCGGCCAAGCTCGATGCCGATGGCAAGGTGTTGCCTGATACGCCTTACAACCTGACCAAGCTACGCGCCATGGACGCCGATGTGCGCTGGAAGGCCCAGCGCATCAATGCGCCGAGCCTGCCGATTGACGACATGGATGCGCACCTATTGCTGGACGCCGGCCTGCTGCGGTTGGAGCCGCTGAACTTCGGCGTGGCCGACGGCGATATCCGTTCGACCATCCGCATGGATGCGCGTGAGCAGATCATCCGCACGCGCGCCAACATCGCGGTGCGCAAGCTCAACCTGGGCAAGCTGTTTCCCAACGTCAAACTGACCCAGGATGCTATCGGGCGGATTGGCGGCGACATCGCCATTACCGGCAGCGGCAACTCGATTGCGCAGATCCTGGGCAGCGCCAATGGCGACATTGGCGTGGGCATGGGCCATGGACAGATCAGCAACCTGCTGATGGAACTGGCCGGCCTGGATATCGCCGAATCGCTCAAGTTCCTGGTGACCAAGGACAAGACCGTGCCGGTGCGTTGCGCCTTCGGCGACTTCGCGGTCAAGGATGGCGTGATGACCACGCGTGCGCTGGCCTTTGATTCCACCGACACGATCATTGTCGGCAAGGGCCAGATCAGCCTGAAGGACGAAACCCTGGACCTGGAACTGCGCCCGCGCCCGAAGGATCGCAGCATCCTGTCATTGCGCTCGCCGCTGGTGGTGGGCGGCACCTTCAGTGATCCGTCGTTCCGCCCGGACTTCAAGCGCCTGGGCCTGCGCGGCGCCACCGCGCTGGTGCTGGGCAGCATCGCGCCGCCGGCCGCCCTGCTGGCCACGCTGGAACTGGGCCCGGGCAAAGATGCGCCGCAATGCGGCGGCGAGTACGCCAAGTAG
- the trhA gene encoding PAQR family membrane homeostasis protein TrhA → MSDPSSFQTLRNRKRADHLVDIRDEIASAVTHGLGAAAALAGGAVLITLAAIHGDGWQLGASIVFGVTLLLLYTASTLYHAIQHPVAKGRLKVFDHCAIYLLIAGSYTPFTLIGLRGAWGYSLFAAIWTIAIAGVIFKLFYTGRFKLLSTIIYIVMGWLVIVAIKPLLTSLDAWTLGWLLAGGVFYTLGTYFYHRESIRYSHAIWHLFVIAGSVCHYIAVTEQVLRPRLSSI, encoded by the coding sequence ATGAGCGACCCCTCCTCCTTCCAGACCCTGCGCAATCGCAAGCGCGCCGACCATCTGGTCGATATCCGCGATGAAATCGCCAGCGCCGTGACCCACGGCCTGGGCGCGGCGGCGGCGCTGGCCGGTGGCGCCGTGCTGATCACGTTGGCGGCAATCCACGGCGACGGCTGGCAGTTGGGCGCATCCATCGTGTTTGGCGTGACCTTGCTGCTCCTGTACACCGCCTCCACGCTCTATCACGCGATCCAGCATCCGGTCGCCAAGGGCCGGCTCAAGGTCTTCGACCATTGCGCGATCTACCTGCTGATCGCCGGCTCGTACACCCCGTTTACCTTGATCGGCCTGCGCGGCGCCTGGGGCTACAGCCTGTTCGCCGCGATCTGGACGATCGCCATCGCCGGGGTGATCTTCAAGCTGTTCTACACCGGCCGCTTCAAATTGCTGTCGACCATCATCTACATCGTGATGGGCTGGCTGGTCATCGTCGCGATCAAGCCGCTGCTCACTTCGCTGGATGCATGGACGCTGGGCTGGCTGCTGGCCGGCGGCGTTTTCTACACCTTGGGCACGTACTTCTATCACCGCGAATCGATCCGCTATTCGCACGCCATCTGGCACCTGTTCGTGATCGCCGGCAGCGTCTGCCACTACATCGCCGTCACCGAACAGGTGTTGCGACCACGACTGTCGAGCATTTGA
- a CDS encoding peptide chain release factor 3 has translation MSEVATEAARRRTFAIISHPDAGKTTLTEKLLLFGGAIQMAGSVKGRKAARHATSDWMALEKERGISVTSSVMQFPYDDKIVNLLDTPGHADFGEDTYRVLTAVDSALMVIDVAKGVEERTIKLMEVCRLRDTPIMTFINKLDREGREPIDLLDEVERVLGIQCAPVTWPIGMGSRLKGVVHLVSGEVHLYEPGRNFTRQDSTIFASLDDPQLEARIGSEMLANLRDELELVQGASHAFDLQAYREGRQTPVFFGSAVNNFGVQPLLDFFVEHAPSPQPRATTGRVVAPEENKLTGFVFKIQANMDPQHRDRVAFMRVCSGRFEAGMKAYHVRTGKEVKLANALTFMASDREIAAEAYPGDVIGIHNHGTISIGDTFSEGEAISFTGIPNFAPELFRRARLRDPLKLKQLQKGLAQLSEEGATQFFRPLMSNDLILGAVGMLQFDVVAYRLKDEYGVDASFENVSVATARWIHCSDAKKLEEFRDKNAMNLSLDAAGQLVYLAPTRVNLQLAQERAPAVEFRATREHAHSVELG, from the coding sequence ATGTCTGAAGTCGCCACCGAAGCCGCGCGCCGCCGCACCTTCGCCATCATTTCCCACCCTGACGCCGGCAAGACCACGCTGACCGAAAAGCTGCTGCTGTTCGGCGGCGCGATCCAGATGGCCGGTTCGGTGAAGGGACGCAAGGCCGCCCGCCACGCGACATCCGACTGGATGGCGCTGGAAAAGGAGCGCGGCATCTCGGTCACCTCCTCGGTGATGCAGTTCCCCTATGACGACAAGATCGTCAACCTGCTCGACACCCCCGGCCACGCCGACTTCGGCGAAGACACCTACCGCGTGCTGACCGCGGTGGACTCGGCGCTGATGGTGATCGACGTCGCCAAGGGCGTGGAAGAACGCACCATCAAGCTGATGGAGGTCTGCCGGCTGCGCGACACGCCGATCATGACTTTCATCAACAAGCTCGACCGCGAAGGCCGCGAGCCGATCGACCTGCTCGATGAAGTCGAGCGCGTGCTCGGCATCCAGTGTGCGCCGGTGACCTGGCCGATCGGCATGGGCAGCCGTCTGAAGGGCGTGGTGCACCTGGTCAGCGGCGAAGTGCATCTGTACGAGCCCGGGCGCAACTTCACCCGCCAGGATTCCACCATCTTCGCCTCGCTCGATGATCCGCAGCTGGAGGCGCGCATCGGCAGCGAGATGCTGGCCAACCTGCGCGATGAACTGGAACTGGTGCAGGGCGCCTCGCACGCGTTCGACCTGCAGGCTTATCGCGAAGGCAGGCAGACGCCGGTGTTTTTCGGCTCGGCGGTCAACAACTTCGGCGTGCAGCCGCTGCTGGATTTCTTTGTCGAACACGCGCCCTCGCCGCAGCCGCGCGCGACCACCGGCCGCGTGGTGGCGCCGGAGGAAAACAAGCTCACCGGCTTCGTGTTCAAGATCCAGGCCAACATGGATCCGCAGCACCGTGACCGCGTGGCGTTCATGCGCGTGTGTTCCGGTCGTTTCGAAGCCGGCATGAAGGCCTACCACGTGCGCACCGGCAAGGAGGTCAAGCTGGCCAATGCGCTGACCTTCATGGCCAGCGATCGAGAGATTGCGGCCGAGGCGTATCCCGGTGACGTGATCGGCATCCACAACCACGGCACCATTTCGATCGGCGACACTTTCAGCGAAGGTGAGGCGATCAGCTTCACCGGCATTCCCAACTTCGCCCCGGAACTGTTCCGCCGCGCGCGCCTGCGCGACCCGCTCAAGCTCAAGCAGTTGCAGAAGGGCCTGGCCCAGCTCAGTGAAGAAGGCGCCACCCAGTTCTTCCGCCCGCTGATGAGCAATGACCTGATCCTGGGCGCGGTCGGCATGCTGCAGTTCGACGTGGTCGCTTACCGGTTGAAGGACGAATACGGCGTGGACGCCAGCTTCGAGAACGTCAGCGTGGCCACGGCGCGCTGGATCCATTGCAGCGATGCCAAGAAGCTCGAGGAATTCCGCGACAAGAACGCCATGAACCTGTCGCTGGATGCGGCCGGCCAGCTGGTCTACCTGGCGCCGACCCGGGTCAACCTGCAGCTGGCGCAGGAACGTGCACCGGCAGTCGAGTTCCGGGCCACTCGCGAGCATGCGCACAGCGTGGAGCTGGGATGA
- a CDS encoding peptidoglycan DD-metalloendopeptidase family protein: MNLPRTAALVLLAIVLLASSMPGQAARLYRWKDKQGYTQYGDQPPPADALVDADVDVLRFRNSPSAFVRLRLERSGLRYQAWADNLLHGPVEVRLDFRRQRNVSARPALPATAVVPARSSLLVADIMMSDPLKGGDFDLALESLPGDPNGVAQDYDYRLPFDYGRVRVDQGPGGSFSHNDAQNRYAVDFAVPVGTPILAAREGMVMQVESDFDKAGLNKEKYGGRANFIRILHGDGTMALYAHLKPEGVQVREGQYVRKGQRIGLSGNTGLSTAPHLHFVVQANRGMALASIPFRMFGPLGQLQFPK, translated from the coding sequence GTGAACCTGCCCCGCACCGCCGCGCTCGTGCTGCTTGCCATCGTGCTGCTTGCCAGCTCGATGCCCGGACAGGCCGCGCGGCTGTATCGCTGGAAGGACAAGCAGGGCTACACCCAATACGGTGACCAGCCGCCGCCGGCCGATGCGCTGGTGGATGCAGACGTCGACGTGCTGCGTTTCCGCAATTCGCCCTCGGCCTTTGTGCGCCTGCGGCTGGAGCGCAGCGGCCTGCGCTACCAGGCCTGGGCCGACAACCTGCTGCATGGGCCGGTGGAAGTGCGGCTGGATTTCCGTCGCCAGCGCAATGTCAGCGCGCGCCCGGCCCTGCCCGCCACCGCAGTGGTGCCGGCACGCAGCAGCCTGCTGGTGGCCGACATCATGATGAGCGACCCACTCAAGGGCGGCGATTTCGACCTGGCGCTGGAAAGCCTGCCCGGCGATCCCAACGGTGTCGCCCAGGATTACGACTACCGGCTGCCGTTCGATTACGGCCGGGTGCGGGTGGATCAGGGCCCCGGCGGCAGCTTCAGCCACAACGATGCGCAGAACCGCTACGCCGTGGACTTCGCGGTACCGGTGGGCACGCCGATCCTGGCCGCGCGCGAAGGCATGGTCATGCAGGTGGAGTCGGACTTCGACAAGGCCGGCCTGAACAAGGAAAAGTACGGCGGCCGCGCCAACTTCATCCGCATCCTGCATGGCGACGGCACCATGGCCCTGTACGCCCACCTCAAGCCGGAGGGGGTGCAGGTGCGTGAAGGCCAGTACGTGCGCAAGGGCCAGCGCATCGGGCTGTCAGGCAATACCGGCCTGAGCACCGCCCCGCACCTGCATTTCGTGGTCCAGGCCAACCGCGGCATGGCGCTAGCCTCGATCCCGTTCCGCATGTTCGGGCCGCTGGGCCAGTTGCAGTTCCCGAAGTAA